From the Polaribacter gangjinensis genome, the window TCTTCCTTCTCCATCTTGAAGCTCAGCAAATGAAGCATTTCCTTGAATTCTTCTAGACATTAATCTACCAGCAATTACTACCTTTTTACCTTCTGAAAAATTAGATTTAATTTCCTTTGAATTTGAATCTAGTGGAAATAAATCTGCTGGATAAGGATTGATGCCTAAAGTGCGCAATTTTGCTAACTTTTCTCTACGTACAACTTCTTGTTCTGATAATTGCATTGGGTTTGTAAATTTTCTGATGTTTTATAAAGGTTGCAAAGATACAATCTAAAGCACTAATTTACAATCAAGAAAAGGATTAAAAATACGTTTGAAGTTGGTAAATAGTCAAAAAGAATTTATATTTGCATGTTGTTTGTAAAAAATCAACAAGTTGTGTTGTTTTGGCACTTTCGTAAAAAGTGTCTTGGTTTTGTTAGCCAATGGAAAGCTTCCCTAATTTGGGACGCTTTTTTTGTTTTAAAGAGTTCCTTTTTAATCAAATTATCTTCATTTTATTCTTTTTTCATCTTTATATTTGTTGTCAGAAATATTTATCAAAATGAAAAAAATAACCTTATTTTTTGCGTTTTTACTCTTGTTTTCTTGCAGTAAAAAATTATTCAATGAAAAATGGACAAAAGAAAAAGCACCATCAGAATTCAAAGCAGTTTTTGAAACTACCAAAGGAAATTTTGAGATTTATGCCAAAAGAGAATGGTCTCCAAAAGGTGTTGATAGGTTGTATTCTTTGATAAAAAATGGTTTTTATACAGACATGCCAATTTTTAGAGTGGTTCCTAATTTTGTGGCTCAATTCGGGATTCATAATGATTCAATCCTAAATAATAGATGGAGTAAATTTGGGTTGGATGATGAACCTGTAATCGTTAAAAACGACTCTATGACTATTGCTTTTGCTAGAGGTGGTGTAAAAACCAGAACTACTCAAATTTTTATTAATTTGAAAGATAATAATCGTTTGGATGAGTTAGAGTATAGTGGAGTGAAAGGTTTTCCTGTGGTAGCAAAAGTGATAAAAGGATCAGAAAATGTTTTGAAATTTTATGATAAATACGGAGATAAATTAGGTTTTCGCCAAGATTCTATTCAGAAATATGGAAATAAATTCATCAAAAAAAACTATCCAGAAGTTGACTTTATCTACAAAGCAACAATTTTAAAATAACAACAGTAAACAAAAAAACCACTGAGAAATCAGTGGTTTTTTTATTATAAAAAGTAAGATTACTGAATTTTAAAAATTACTTTTCTTGCTAATTGTCTAGCATCTTTTCCTACACTTGCATCAATTCCACCTCCAACATAAGTCATTCTTGTAGAATCGATTCCTGCCGCAACAAGCATGCTATATACATTTTTTGCTCTGTTTGTTGAAAGAGTTTGGTTACGACTTTCAGTTCCTGTTTCGTCTGCGTATCCAATGATTGTTGCTTTTATGTGAGGATTATCCATCATAAATTGTTTTAAATAATTTACAGAATTTAAAGAACCATCTTGAATTTCTGCTTTATTTACATCAAAAAATACATTAACATATCCTTTGTTTAATAATTCTTTTATAAAATCAACATTCGAATCAACAACAGTACCATCCTCTAATGTTTTTTCACCTCTTTTTACATATCTATTATCTAATTCAGTGATAATTAACTCATTGGTAACAACTACTCCTTTATTTTTTAAATTAGCAATTTCTACTTCAGCACTGTCTAAACGCTTTTTTAGTGATTCTAATTCAGAATTTAGATTGTTATTATTTGCTGTAGTTTTTTCGACTGTAAAATCTGCATGTTGTTTTTTGTTTCCTAAGGCAATATTTACACCTATTGAAGTATTAAACATACTTACATTTGTCTCTCTTGCAGTTGGGTTTGAGCCACCATCAATACTGTTTTCTTGACCAAAATGGACGATTGAAGAAAAATCAGCAAAAACTGAAATTTTATCAGAAATTTTAAATTGCGGTGTTAATCCTAAAAGTAAGTTTACCATACCATCACCACCATTTACAGTCGGACTAATTGTATTTAAACTAGAAAAACCTCCACCTGCATGCAATAATAAATTAATTCTTTTTGACCAAGAATTGAAATTTAAAACATTTCCAATATTTACAACACCTTCTAATGAAGCTCTGTAATAATTTGCATCAAAAGCAGGTGTACCTTTTGTTTCTGAAAATTTACTAAATCCTAAATCAAAACGCAATCCAAAGCGATTATTTAACATGTAACGAACACCTAAATTACCTTGTCCTAAAGGACTTGCACTGAAGCCAGGTGTTAAAGGTACTCCAATTGTATGCATTCCAGCACCTAAATCAATTGACCATTTGTTATAGTCTTCTTGTGCATTTGTATTTTGATTTAAAGAAACCAACAATACTCCAAAAAAAATAATTTTTAAAAATTTCATCCCCTTTATTTTTAATTGCCACAAATTTAACAATATTTCTCTCATGAATTTACAATAATTTTAAACTTTAATCTTTAAAATCATAATGATTTTTATGGATTTACTTTTTAAATAGCTCTGTAAAATATTGATAAAAATACGGAATCGTTTCTATGCCTTTTAAGTAATTCCAAATTCCAAAATGTTCGTTTGGCGAGTGAATTGCATCAGAATCTAGTCCAAAACCCATCAAAATTGTTTTGCTTTTTAATTCTTGTTCAAATAGAGCTACAATAGGTATACTTCCTCCACTTCTTTGAGGAATTGGAGTTTTCCCAAAACTTTTTTCATAAGCTTTACTTGCTGCTTGATACTCAATTGTATCAATTGGAGTCACATAACCTTGACCACCATGATGTGGTTTTACATTTACTTTTACTGATTTTGGAGCGATACTTTCGAAATGATTTTTGAATAATGTTGTGATTTTTTCCCAGTTTTGATTTGGTACCAAACGCATTGAAATTTTTGCAAAAGCTTTGCTAGCAATTACTGTTTTTGCTCCTTCACCTGTATAACCTCCCCAAATTCCATTTACATCCAAAGTTGGTCTTATAGAATTTCTTTCGTTAGTTGTGTAGCCTTTTTCGCCATGAACATCATCAATATCTAGCGCATTTTTATAGTTTTCTAGTGAAAATGGTGCTTTAGCCATTTCAGTTCTTTCTAATGTGGAAAGTTCTTCGACAGCATCGTAAAAACCGGGAATGGTAATTCGATTATTTTCATCGTGCAAAGAAGCAATCATTTTGGTTAAAATATTGATGGGATTTGCAACTGCACCACCATACAAACCTGAATGTAAATCTCTATTTGGTCCAGTAACTTCAACTTCTACGTAACTCAAACCACGCAAACCAGTTGTGATAGAAGGAATATCATTTGCAATCATTCCTGTATCCGAAATTAAAATGACATCATTTGCTAATTTTTCTTTATTTCTAGGTACAAACCAAGATAAATTTTTAGAACCAACTTCTTCTTCACCCTCAATCATAAATTTTACATTGCAAGGTAAATTTCCAGTGGATGTCATATATTCTAATGCCTTAATATGCATGAACATTTGACCTTTGTCATCACAGGCTCCTCTTGCAAAAATGGCACCTTCAGGATGGATTTCAGTTTTTTTAACAACAGGCTTAAATGGAGGAGATTCCCATAAATTGATTGGGTCAGCAGGCTGCACATCATAATGGCCATATACCAAAACGGTTGGTAAATTTTTATCGATAATCTTTTCTCCGTAAACAATAGGATATCCTGGAGTTTCACAAATTTCTACTTTGTCACAACCTGCTTTTTTTAAACTTTCAGAAACGAAATTTGCAGTTTGTAAAACATCATTTTTATAAGCAGAATCTGCACTTACAGAAGGTATTTTTAACAACTCAATTAATTCATCAACAAACCTATTTTTATGTTCATTGATATATGTTTTTATGCTATTCATATGTTCGTTTTAATTCAATTCAAAAATAGAAAAATTATAGGAATCTGCTTTGTAGTTTGTGATGATTGATTATATTTGCATCCCGATTTCGAGCAATTGAGATTGAAAAAAAGCGAGCGTGGTGGAATTGGTAGACACGCTAGACTTAGGATCTAGTGCCGAAAGGTGTGAGAGTTCGAGTCTCTCCGCTCGTACAAAAAGCTTCTTTTAAAAGAAGCTTTTTTTGTTTTATTAAAATAGGTTATCAATAATTAAACATTTTTAATAGAGATTTCCTCAAAATCAACCGTTTTTTCAGCATTAGAAAAAATCACGATTGTTTCTTTGGGTGGAATTGTTAATTTTCTTTTCGATAAATCAATCCAAGCTCCATATACTTTAATGACTGCTGCTAATTTTCCAGCTTCATTGAAAACCTCGTGCACAATTTTCCATCGCTCATAGTTTTTAGAAACGCCTGCCAATTTAATATTCACAGTAATATTTTCTCCCATCAATATTTCTTTTCTAAAAGAGGTTTCTTCAGTAAACAAAATTGGGCCAATATTGTGTTTTGTAAAATCATCGATTGAAAACTGCTGAGCTGCAAAATAGCGAACTCTTACTTCAGCAGCATAATCGTTGTAAGCTGTGTGACGCATGTGTCTATTTGGATCAAAATCTGACCATTTTGTGGCAAATGTTACTTGAAAATTCATTTTTTTTCTTAATAAAAAAACCTGATGAATTTTCACCAGGTTAAAGGGTTTATAATACTTTTATTAGTTTTTTACTATTGCAGTTTTTTTGCTAAGTTTTAGTTCGCTCAACACATTTAATGCTTCAGAAATGTAAATATCTTTAGTTAAATTTTTATGCCAAGCTACTCTTTTAGATTCTAAATCTTTGTTTTCTTTCATCAAAGCTACTTCGTATTTCGGAGATGTAAATGTAACATCAGATTTAAATTCAAAAACAGATGTAAATTTTTTAGCTTCTTTTTCTTTTGCTTCATTTTCTTTTACAAATTTTTCATAATTCAATGAGAATGAGGCGTTATCTTGATTTTCTTTTAGCCATTTTGCATATTCATTTATTTTGATAAATTTCTCATTTGAAGCAATTCTTTGCTTGCTGTTATACACAACATCAGCAAAATTAGAGTAAGAATTTGCTTGTTTGTAATCTGCTTGTACTACTTTATCCCAGCTCAAAGCGCCTTCTAAATCTCTTTCACCATTTTTTAAATAACTCAATCTTGTTGGCATCGCAATATCAGAATAAACGCCCTCTTTTTGAGTAGAACCTCCATTAATTCTATAAAATTTTTGAATGGTCATTTTTAAAAAGCCCAAATCTTTTTCATATTTCGGATAAAACTGATTGATAGGCAAAATATTTTGAACGGTTCCTTTACCATACGTTTGATTTCCGCCCAAAATCACAGCACGCTTGTAATCTTGCATAGCAGCTGCAAAAATTTCAGATGCTGATGCAGAAAACTCATTTACCAACACTACAACTGCTTTGTCCCATTGTGTTTTTGGATCTGTATCTCTTTTTACTACAGGATTTTCTCCACGATATTTAACTTGAACAATTGGACCTTCATCAATAAATAATCCTGAGATTTCTATGGCCGTTTTTAAAGATCCTCCACCATTATTTCTTAAATCGATAATCAATCCTTCAACACCTTCTGATTTTAAGCGTTCAATTTCTTTTTCCATGTCTTTGGCTGAATCTCTATAATTTTCATCCGAAAAATCAATGTAAAAACTTGGTAAATCAATAATGGCATATTTCTTATTGTTTTTCATCACAATACTTGATTTCACAAAAGTTTCACCCAATTCAACAACATCTCTAATGATAGAAATTTCTTG encodes:
- a CDS encoding OmpA family protein, giving the protein MKFLKIIFFGVLLVSLNQNTNAQEDYNKWSIDLGAGMHTIGVPLTPGFSASPLGQGNLGVRYMLNNRFGLRFDLGFSKFSETKGTPAFDANYYRASLEGVVNIGNVLNFNSWSKRINLLLHAGGGFSSLNTISPTVNGGDGMVNLLLGLTPQFKISDKISVFADFSSIVHFGQENSIDGGSNPTARETNVSMFNTSIGVNIALGNKKQHADFTVEKTTANNNNLNSELESLKKRLDSAEVEIANLKNKGVVVTNELIITELDNRYVKRGEKTLEDGTVVDSNVDFIKELLNKGYVNVFFDVNKAEIQDGSLNSVNYLKQFMMDNPHIKATIIGYADETGTESRNQTLSTNRAKNVYSMLVAAGIDSTRMTYVGGGIDASVGKDARQLARKVIFKIQ
- a CDS encoding dipeptidase, producing the protein MNSIKTYINEHKNRFVDELIELLKIPSVSADSAYKNDVLQTANFVSESLKKAGCDKVEICETPGYPIVYGEKIIDKNLPTVLVYGHYDVQPADPINLWESPPFKPVVKKTEIHPEGAIFARGACDDKGQMFMHIKALEYMTSTGNLPCNVKFMIEGEEEVGSKNLSWFVPRNKEKLANDVILISDTGMIANDIPSITTGLRGLSYVEVEVTGPNRDLHSGLYGGAVANPINILTKMIASLHDENNRITIPGFYDAVEELSTLERTEMAKAPFSLENYKNALDIDDVHGEKGYTTNERNSIRPTLDVNGIWGGYTGEGAKTVIASKAFAKISMRLVPNQNWEKITTLFKNHFESIAPKSVKVNVKPHHGGQGYVTPIDTIEYQAASKAYEKSFGKTPIPQRSGGSIPIVALFEQELKSKTILMGFGLDSDAIHSPNEHFGIWNYLKGIETIPYFYQYFTELFKK
- a CDS encoding carboxy terminal-processing peptidase, with the translated sequence MKSNFKLSFTLLAFLFLIKSSGIIANEKVAKNEDPEKDKVLIFVLKNILTRGHYVVKDLNDSFSEHVFKTFIDGLDPSKRYFTQDDIKEFSRYKYQIDNQLLKDDLSFYNLVYNCFLERVKKAKSYYGGILDKPFDYTKEETIDLDYEKLPFAKNYNELIDYWRKQLKLQTLDKIQELTALEKDKLKKDKNYTVKSFETLEKESRAEVLKSMDELYLRIEELEHEDWFSTYLNAIVSGFDPHTTYMQPNVKEVFDQNISGKLEGIGARLQKKGIYTQIFELVSGGPAWKQGDLEEGDIILKVAQGNKEPLDIVGMRLDDAIKFIKGPKGTEVRLTVKKKIDGTIQEISIIRDVVELGETFVKSSIVMKNNKKYAIIDLPSFYIDFSDENYRDSAKDMEKEIERLKSEGVEGLIIDLRNNGGGSLKTAIEISGLFIDEGPIVQVKYRGENPVVKRDTDPKTQWDKAVVVLVNEFSASASEIFAAAMQDYKRAVILGGNQTYGKGTVQNILPINQFYPKYEKDLGFLKMTIQKFYRINGGSTQKEGVYSDIAMPTRLSYLKNGERDLEGALSWDKVVQADYKQANSYSNFADVVYNSKQRIASNEKFIKINEYAKWLKENQDNASFSLNYEKFVKENEAKEKEAKKFTSVFEFKSDVTFTSPKYEVALMKENKDLESKRVAWHKNLTKDIYISEALNVLSELKLSKKTAIVKN
- a CDS encoding peptidylprolyl isomerase, whose amino-acid sequence is MKKITLFFAFLLLFSCSKKLFNEKWTKEKAPSEFKAVFETTKGNFEIYAKREWSPKGVDRLYSLIKNGFYTDMPIFRVVPNFVAQFGIHNDSILNNRWSKFGLDDEPVIVKNDSMTIAFARGGVKTRTTQIFINLKDNNRLDELEYSGVKGFPVVAKVIKGSENVLKFYDKYGDKLGFRQDSIQKYGNKFIKKNYPEVDFIYKATILK
- a CDS encoding acyl-CoA thioesterase → MNFQVTFATKWSDFDPNRHMRHTAYNDYAAEVRVRYFAAQQFSIDDFTKHNIGPILFTEETSFRKEILMGENITVNIKLAGVSKNYERWKIVHEVFNEAGKLAAVIKVYGAWIDLSKRKLTIPPKETIVIFSNAEKTVDFEEISIKNV